From one bacterium genomic stretch:
- a CDS encoding aspartyl protease — MGLTVLEIEVGNPANPEVREKLEFLIDSGAIYSVVPAPVLEKLGIKPLTEQAFRLADGTKIVRKKGVAIFKYRDMIGGADVIFGEEGDSVLLGAFTLEALGLALDPLRRELRPLPMVLALSHEVQEDI, encoded by the coding sequence ATGGGTCTTACAGTCCTGGAGATTGAGGTAGGAAACCCTGCCAACCCTGAAGTCAGGGAGAAATTGGAATTTCTGATTGATTCCGGGGCTATTTACTCTGTGGTTCCCGCCCCGGTTCTGGAGAAGCTTGGCATCAAGCCCTTGACAGAGCAGGCGTTCCGGCTGGCAGACGGAACCAAGATTGTACGCAAGAAGGGTGTTGCTATTTTCAAATACCGGGACATGATAGGAGGTGCAGATGTCATCTTCGGCGAGGAAGGGGACAGCGTGCTGCTCGGTGCCTTTACGCTTGAGGCGTTGGGATTGGCACTTGATCCACTGCGGCGGGAGCTTCGGCCATTGCCTATGGTTCTTGCTCTCTCGCACGAGGTACAAGAGGACATTTAG